Proteins encoded within one genomic window of Bacillus sp. 1NLA3E:
- the spoIIIJ gene encoding YidC family membrane integrase SpoIIIJ yields the protein MSVMTGCAQTNLPITAESSGFWNEYIVYPLSLLIVKTAEFLGGSFGLSIIVVTLLVRLAILPLMIKQTRSSKAMQALQPEMNALKEKYKSKDQQTQQKLQQETMSLFQKHGVNPLSGCFPLVIQMPVLIGFYHAISRTQVIKEHSFLWFDLGAPDPIYLLPLIAGATTFIQQKMMMAGTANQNPQMAMMLWMMPIMIIVFAVKFPAALSLYWVVGNIFMIAQTYFIKGPDLKKTVETGKAGGAKK from the coding sequence TTGTTTACCCGTTATCTTTATTGATTGTGAAGACGGCTGAATTTTTAGGTGGAAGTTTTGGTTTATCGATCATTGTGGTTACTCTTTTGGTGCGCTTAGCCATTTTGCCACTCATGATTAAACAAACAAGAAGCTCGAAAGCAATGCAAGCATTACAGCCAGAAATGAATGCACTGAAAGAAAAGTACAAATCAAAAGATCAACAGACTCAACAAAAATTACAACAAGAAACGATGTCCTTGTTCCAAAAACATGGGGTTAATCCATTATCTGGTTGTTTTCCATTAGTCATTCAAATGCCAGTATTAATTGGCTTTTATCATGCTATTTCCCGGACACAGGTAATTAAGGAACATAGCTTTTTATGGTTTGATTTAGGTGCTCCGGATCCAATTTATCTTTTACCACTTATTGCTGGTGCCACTACTTTTATTCAACAAAAGATGATGATGGCTGGAACAGCTAATCAAAATCCACAGATGGCTATGATGCTTTGGATGATGCCAATAATGATTATTGTATTTGCAGTTAAATTTCCAGCAGCCCTTTCTTTATATTGGGTGGTCGGAAATATCTTCATGATTGCGCAAACTTATTTTATTAAAGGGCCTGATTTGAAAAAAACTGTGGAAACTGGTAAAGCGGGAGGAGCAAAAAAGTGA